The Sporosarcina ureae genome includes a region encoding these proteins:
- the ccsB gene encoding c-type cytochrome biogenesis protein CcsB, translating to MELASLSANLLLVSFVAYLIATMFFGGAVKGSNSEATYKNNRWGNIAIVITIIGFITHLGYFVLRWIASGHVPVSNMFEFTTAFGMMVVGAFILLFFIYRTPSLGLFALPLAIIIIGYASMFPRELAPLIPALQSYWLTVHVITAAIGEAILAISAVAGLVFLLKNVDLTKLSKQRFWLESVMFTLILVVGFILSASTFAAMGYEAKFTYITQSEQQAQIVYNYPPLFGMNEYESLTPDKMTPFAEMPAIVNGKTLTTLVWSVATGTVLYLLLRLVLRRPVATLFQPFAKKANSQVMDEIGYRSVLIGFPVFTLGALIFAMIWAQEAWSRFWGWDPKEVWALITWLFYAAYLHLRLSRGWEGKKSAWLAVIGFIIIMFNLIAVNLIIAGLHSYA from the coding sequence ATGGAACTTGCATCTTTAAGTGCTAATTTACTTCTCGTCTCGTTTGTTGCTTATCTCATTGCAACGATGTTCTTCGGAGGTGCGGTAAAAGGTTCAAATTCAGAAGCTACGTATAAAAATAATCGTTGGGGAAATATCGCGATTGTTATTACAATCATCGGATTCATTACACATTTAGGATACTTTGTTCTACGTTGGATTGCATCTGGACATGTGCCGGTAAGTAATATGTTTGAATTTACGACTGCATTCGGGATGATGGTTGTAGGGGCGTTCATCTTATTGTTTTTCATTTACAGAACACCTTCACTTGGCTTGTTTGCGTTGCCACTTGCGATCATTATCATTGGTTATGCAAGTATGTTTCCAAGAGAACTTGCACCGCTTATCCCAGCGTTACAAAGCTACTGGTTGACAGTTCACGTTATTACAGCTGCAATCGGTGAGGCGATTCTCGCAATCAGTGCAGTGGCAGGGCTCGTGTTTCTATTGAAAAATGTCGACTTAACAAAATTGTCGAAACAACGATTTTGGTTGGAATCGGTTATGTTCACACTAATTCTTGTTGTCGGTTTCATCTTGTCTGCTTCGACGTTTGCTGCTATGGGATATGAAGCGAAATTCACCTATATTACTCAAAGTGAACAACAAGCTCAAATCGTATATAACTACCCGCCTTTATTTGGTATGAATGAGTATGAATCACTAACCCCAGATAAAATGACGCCATTTGCGGAAATGCCTGCAATCGTCAACGGGAAGACATTGACAACACTCGTCTGGTCAGTTGCAACTGGCACCGTTCTTTATTTGTTGCTTCGACTTGTTTTACGTCGTCCAGTTGCAACATTGTTCCAGCCATTTGCGAAAAAGGCTAATTCTCAAGTTATGGACGAAATCGGTTACCGATCCGTCTTAATTGGATTCCCGGTGTTTACCCTCGGTGCCCTCATTTTCGCTATGATTTGGGCACAGGAAGCATGGTCTAGATTTTGGGGATGGGACCCGAAAGAAGTATGGGCACTTATTACATGGCTATTCTATGCCGCTTATCTTCATCTACGGCTATCCCGTGGATGGGAAGGCAAGAAATCGGCCTGGCTTGCGGTTATCGGATTTATCATCATCATGTTTAATCTAATTGCGGTTAACTTGATTATTGCAGGGTTGCATTCATACGCGTAA
- a CDS encoding copper-translocating P-type ATPase, which produces MSNHSHHHHENSEHLTHKNADSHQGHHDHHAHMVEDFKKRFFISLIVTVPILILSPMIQMFLDVDWRFTGDVYILFALSTFVFFYGGWPFLAGIKDELKDKNPGMMTLISLAIIVAYVYSTAAVFGFAANDFFWELATLVDIMLLGHWIEMRSVMGASKALEELAKLMPSEAHLMDEDGNITEVDVTELNKGDRVLVKPGEKVPVDGQILEGKSTIDESMLTGESIPVEKEAGVEAIGGSINGEGALVISVMKTGSETYLSQVITLVKEAQESKSRAQDLANRAAKWLFYGALAAGLLTFVIWISLGYPVSFAMERMVTVLIIACPHALGLAAPLVVAVSTSIAAKNGLLIRDRAAFEGARNIEAVVFDKTGTLTKGEFGVTNIYTFNDFSEEDVISYSAAVEAQSQHPLAKGVTRKAEEIGLPLKRVENFQSLTGKGLEGTVDGKQVLVVSPGHVKELNLEFNNVQFDKWSSEGKTVVFTLVDNKLAGMIALADIVRETAKDAINQLKEMNIKSIMLTGDNVQVAHYIGEQLGMEEIFAEVLPHEKSEKIRHIQEVERLRTAMTGDGVNDAPALAIAQLGIAVGAGTDVAIETADVVLVKSNPLDVVNVIKLSRATYRKMTQNLWWAAGYNIVAIPLAAGILYNYGIVLSPAVGAILMSLSTVIVAINARLLKI; this is translated from the coding sequence ATGTCAAATCATTCACACCATCACCATGAAAATAGCGAGCACCTTACTCACAAGAATGCAGATTCTCATCAAGGTCATCATGATCATCACGCCCATATGGTAGAGGATTTCAAAAAGCGCTTCTTTATTTCATTGATTGTGACCGTTCCTATTTTGATTCTGTCACCCATGATTCAAATGTTCCTTGATGTTGACTGGCGTTTCACAGGAGACGTGTACATTTTGTTCGCACTGTCAACATTTGTATTCTTTTATGGGGGATGGCCATTCCTTGCGGGTATAAAAGATGAACTGAAAGATAAAAACCCCGGCATGATGACACTGATTTCATTAGCCATTATAGTGGCCTATGTATATAGCACAGCTGCGGTATTTGGATTCGCGGCAAATGATTTCTTTTGGGAATTAGCTACACTCGTTGACATTATGCTACTTGGCCACTGGATTGAAATGCGCTCAGTAATGGGTGCGTCCAAAGCATTAGAAGAGCTAGCAAAGTTAATGCCTTCCGAAGCTCATCTCATGGACGAGGATGGCAATATTACAGAAGTAGACGTAACGGAGTTAAATAAAGGAGATCGTGTACTCGTCAAGCCTGGCGAAAAAGTGCCGGTAGATGGACAAATACTTGAAGGAAAATCGACAATTGATGAATCGATGCTGACAGGCGAATCAATCCCAGTCGAAAAAGAAGCCGGTGTAGAAGCTATCGGAGGATCCATAAATGGTGAAGGAGCACTTGTCATTTCTGTCATGAAGACCGGAAGTGAAACGTACCTCTCGCAAGTTATCACCTTGGTTAAAGAAGCTCAAGAATCTAAATCACGGGCTCAGGACCTTGCTAACAGAGCTGCAAAATGGTTATTTTATGGCGCACTAGCTGCTGGTTTGCTAACTTTTGTTATCTGGATTTCACTTGGCTATCCCGTATCATTCGCGATGGAAAGAATGGTAACCGTGCTAATTATAGCGTGTCCGCATGCTTTAGGTCTGGCAGCTCCACTAGTAGTCGCCGTCTCAACATCTATAGCAGCCAAAAATGGACTTCTAATACGAGATCGAGCAGCTTTTGAAGGCGCCCGAAATATTGAAGCCGTTGTTTTCGATAAAACAGGAACACTTACAAAAGGTGAATTTGGTGTAACAAACATTTATACATTTAATGATTTCAGTGAGGAAGATGTCATTTCCTATTCGGCTGCAGTCGAGGCTCAATCCCAACATCCTCTTGCAAAAGGAGTAACTAGGAAAGCCGAAGAAATAGGCCTCCCTCTTAAACGAGTAGAAAATTTCCAATCATTGACCGGAAAAGGCTTGGAAGGAACGGTCGATGGAAAGCAGGTCTTAGTCGTCAGTCCTGGCCATGTAAAAGAGTTGAATCTTGAATTTAATAATGTTCAATTCGATAAGTGGTCTTCGGAAGGAAAAACTGTGGTATTCACACTGGTTGACAATAAACTTGCCGGTATGATCGCTCTTGCTGATATTGTCCGCGAAACAGCAAAAGATGCTATCAATCAACTAAAAGAAATGAATATCAAATCTATCATGCTCACAGGTGATAATGTACAAGTAGCACATTATATAGGTGAACAGCTCGGAATGGAAGAAATCTTTGCTGAAGTCCTTCCACACGAAAAGTCTGAAAAGATTCGACATATCCAAGAAGTTGAGCGTCTTCGAACTGCTATGACCGGAGATGGGGTAAACGATGCACCCGCTCTTGCAATAGCCCAACTTGGTATTGCTGTAGGCGCTGGAACAGACGTGGCGATTGAAACAGCTGATGTCGTTCTTGTTAAAAGCAATCCGCTTGATGTTGTAAATGTGATAAAGCTTTCGAGGGCGACCTATCGCAAAATGACACAAAACTTGTGGTGGGCTGCTGGATATAATATTGTTGCAATCCCATTAGCTGCTGGCATTCTTTATAACTATGGAATTGTTCTAAGCCCAGCTGTCGGTGCAATACTAATGTCTCTAAGTACTGTAATCGTTGCAATTAATGCACGTTTATTGAAAATTTAA
- a CDS encoding response regulator transcription factor yields MRTILLVDDEQRMLDLLELFLAPHGFKCLTATNGKEGLENLGKEKVHLVLLDVMMPDMDGWEVCRKIRRFSDVPVIMLTARSDKSDLVKGLDNGADDYITKPFDEGELTARVNAVLRRYSTEEKDGQHTVYGDFVLNRDSYALQHKNKDVQLTLKEFYIIETLITQPKRTFTREQLLLAAWEYDTYTDIRTVDSHIRNLREKLKIAGFPMDEFLKTVWGIGYKWY; encoded by the coding sequence ATGCGAACAATTTTACTTGTAGATGATGAACAAAGAATGCTGGATTTACTAGAACTGTTTTTAGCACCTCATGGCTTCAAGTGTTTAACAGCGACGAACGGTAAAGAAGGACTTGAAAACTTAGGGAAAGAAAAAGTTCACCTTGTTTTGCTGGATGTGATGATGCCGGACATGGATGGATGGGAAGTGTGTAGGAAAATACGTAGGTTCTCTGACGTCCCTGTAATTATGCTCACAGCGCGGTCTGATAAGTCGGATTTGGTAAAAGGACTTGATAACGGTGCAGATGATTATATAACAAAACCTTTCGATGAAGGCGAGCTGACAGCACGGGTGAATGCAGTACTACGCCGGTATTCAACAGAGGAGAAAGACGGCCAACATACAGTGTATGGTGATTTTGTTTTGAATAGAGATTCCTATGCCTTGCAGCATAAAAATAAGGACGTACAGCTTACTTTAAAAGAATTTTACATCATTGAAACCTTAATTACGCAGCCGAAAAGGACCTTTACGCGGGAACAGCTATTACTTGCGGCATGGGAATATGACACGTATACAGATATCCGAACAGTGGATTCGCATATTCGTAATTTAAGAGAGAAATTAAAAATTGCTGGATTTCCGATGGATGAATTCTTAAAGACCGTATGGGGAATCGGCTATAAATGGTATTAA
- the resB gene encoding cytochrome c biogenesis protein ResB produces the protein MSKIRCQCGHENPFGTVLCERCGRPQTEEAKKSKLIDMRYEGSARRSQTYKKSIIDKVWNFFSSVKIGVSIIIAVLTTSAIGTLFPQKLFVPVVREVDIAAYYEKYYGTAGVLYYKLGFYDMYNSWWFITLIGMLGISIIVASIDRVVPLYKSLKKQRTKRHVSFLRRQRIYGFGSVEDADGSMAKAEEKLKALRYNIKAEDGALLAEKGRFSRWGPYVNHTGLIIFLLGVLLRGLPGFYVDETLWLREGETRSLPGAPGYYLKNNEFIIDTYSKGEDEVFGEAIDRVGTIVKNYQSDVTLYKEAEGGLPGQSEQLEFVKDYSIIVNKPLNFDGYNVFQMDYRLDELKSMTFSLTEKASDTSLGEFTVDLINPESIYRLGEDTYVELKDFYPDYDGTEDGKPKSKSPVPNNPAFIFKMVTPDKPAGEMSFVAIRSTLETEPNDYKAKFVSAETRDTTGLVIRKDKTLYILLVGGIIFMIGVAQGSYWNHRRIWIQEGEGNELFLAGHTNKNWFGLKEDLDKVKDFANLPLYEDRQDTESSMDEVKGDNS, from the coding sequence ATGAGCAAAATTAGATGCCAATGTGGACATGAAAACCCATTTGGTACAGTACTTTGTGAACGGTGTGGGAGGCCACAAACAGAAGAAGCGAAAAAAAGTAAACTGATTGATATGCGTTACGAAGGTTCTGCAAGAAGATCGCAAACATATAAAAAGTCTATTATTGATAAAGTTTGGAACTTCTTCTCTAGTGTGAAAATAGGCGTTAGTATTATTATTGCAGTTCTTACAACTTCAGCAATTGGAACTTTATTTCCGCAAAAGTTATTTGTCCCTGTTGTAAGGGAAGTGGATATTGCAGCTTATTATGAAAAGTATTATGGTACTGCCGGCGTTCTATATTATAAGCTTGGATTTTATGATATGTACAATAGCTGGTGGTTCATTACGCTCATTGGAATGCTTGGTATTTCTATCATAGTCGCCAGCATTGATCGGGTTGTGCCTTTATACAAATCATTGAAAAAGCAACGTACGAAGCGTCATGTATCATTCTTGAGAAGGCAACGAATCTATGGTTTTGGTTCAGTTGAAGATGCCGACGGGTCAATGGCTAAAGCAGAAGAGAAACTAAAAGCGTTACGTTACAATATAAAAGCCGAAGATGGTGCGCTATTAGCAGAAAAAGGTCGATTTTCAAGGTGGGGTCCATATGTCAATCATACAGGGCTGATTATCTTTCTCCTTGGTGTTCTACTGCGAGGTCTTCCAGGTTTTTATGTCGATGAAACACTCTGGCTTCGTGAAGGAGAGACGCGTTCACTCCCTGGTGCACCGGGGTACTATTTAAAGAACAATGAATTTATTATTGATACATATTCTAAAGGAGAAGACGAAGTATTTGGTGAGGCAATAGACCGCGTTGGAACTATCGTGAAAAACTACCAATCGGATGTCACGTTATATAAAGAAGCGGAGGGCGGGCTTCCAGGCCAGTCCGAACAACTGGAATTTGTCAAAGATTATTCCATCATTGTCAACAAGCCGCTTAACTTTGACGGATATAATGTTTTTCAAATGGATTATCGTCTCGATGAACTAAAATCGATGACATTCAGTCTGACTGAAAAAGCATCGGACACATCACTTGGTGAATTTACTGTTGATCTTATCAATCCTGAATCGATCTATCGACTAGGAGAAGATACGTATGTGGAACTAAAGGACTTTTATCCAGATTATGATGGTACTGAGGATGGTAAGCCGAAATCCAAGTCACCAGTTCCGAACAATCCTGCATTCATTTTCAAAATGGTGACACCGGACAAGCCAGCCGGTGAAATGAGTTTTGTTGCCATACGAAGTACACTTGAAACGGAACCGAATGATTATAAAGCAAAGTTTGTCAGTGCAGAAACACGTGATACTACTGGGCTTGTTATCCGCAAAGACAAAACATTGTATATCTTGCTTGTCGGAGGAATTATTTTTATGATTGGCGTTGCTCAAGGGTCCTATTGGAATCATAGAAGAATATGGATTCAAGAGGGGGAAGGCAATGAGCTATTCCTTGCTGGACACACAAATAAAAACTGGTTTGGCTTAAAAGAGGATCTAGATAAAGTAAAAGATTTTGCAAACTTGCCACTTTATGAAGATAGGCAAGATACTGAGTCCAGTATGGATGAAGTGAAAGGGGACAACTCATAA
- the istA gene encoding IS21 family transposase, which produces MLAMPEINCIKLMRNQKSLSINHIAKTLHLNWRTVKKYADEDQLPQEKVLKRSGMMYEEKWGEIVSDWLWEDQKLKRKKRRTNQGIFTGLQALGFKGSYRTVSYFIKEWRESRENIEDETTDKNYERLIHPPAEAQLDFGLMEAVQDGKYRDIHCLIMTLPFSNDAYSIPLPSENQECLLYGLKKIFQQLGGVPRKIRIDNMVTAVTKPRNKHEETVFANEFLQFANHYGFEPQACNPYSGHEKGNVENKVGYVRYNFITPAPVIENLEHLTNLLQQKHTKDRERIHYEKKISIQKLLEEEFEYLLALPDEEFPVFKESKVQSNKYGEITLDKVRVYIPRGNNYPSLSIVKYWNRFKVLSPHGEILYEDNRPYMHKNREIPWQSILKSWLSKPRAVSYSRFSPYLPGRIYEYINISNLTIRKERLHWLIALLATHNMNQINDEFYDLLSGQSEVLKEPEEHPYDVNWSMYDQLQSTSQIEGETR; this is translated from the coding sequence ATGCTGGCAATGCCTGAAATCAATTGTATCAAATTAATGAGGAATCAGAAATCATTATCTATAAATCACATAGCAAAAACGTTACATCTTAATTGGAGAACTGTTAAAAAGTATGCGGATGAAGACCAACTGCCTCAAGAGAAAGTGTTGAAAAGATCCGGTATGATGTACGAAGAAAAATGGGGAGAAATTGTTAGTGATTGGCTTTGGGAAGATCAAAAGCTAAAGAGAAAGAAACGGAGAACAAACCAAGGGATCTTTACTGGGCTACAAGCTCTAGGATTCAAAGGTTCCTATCGGACCGTATCGTACTTTATTAAAGAGTGGCGAGAAAGTAGAGAAAATATTGAAGATGAAACTACAGATAAAAACTATGAGCGTCTTATACATCCGCCTGCAGAAGCGCAGTTAGATTTCGGGTTAATGGAAGCTGTACAAGATGGTAAGTATCGTGATATTCACTGTTTAATTATGACCCTACCGTTCAGTAATGATGCCTATTCAATTCCGTTGCCATCAGAAAATCAAGAATGTCTTCTCTATGGACTCAAGAAAATATTTCAGCAGCTAGGTGGCGTACCAAGAAAAATCCGAATCGACAACATGGTAACCGCTGTCACTAAACCAAGAAATAAACACGAAGAAACTGTGTTTGCAAATGAATTCTTACAGTTTGCGAATCATTACGGATTCGAACCTCAAGCCTGTAATCCGTATTCAGGACACGAGAAAGGAAATGTAGAAAATAAAGTTGGCTATGTTCGATATAACTTCATCACGCCCGCACCAGTTATAGAGAACTTGGAACATCTGACGAACTTATTGCAGCAAAAGCATACAAAAGATCGAGAACGAATTCATTATGAGAAGAAAATCTCGATACAAAAACTTTTGGAGGAAGAATTTGAATATTTATTGGCTCTACCAGATGAAGAATTCCCCGTGTTTAAAGAGAGTAAGGTTCAGTCTAATAAGTATGGTGAAATCACTTTAGATAAAGTGAGAGTCTATATTCCAAGAGGAAATAACTATCCATCCTTATCTATTGTGAAATATTGGAACCGATTCAAAGTACTATCTCCTCACGGAGAGATTCTATATGAAGACAACCGTCCTTATATGCATAAGAATCGTGAGATTCCCTGGCAATCAATCTTAAAATCTTGGTTAAGTAAACCGCGTGCAGTAAGCTATTCACGGTTCTCTCCGTATCTTCCAGGTCGTATTTATGAATACATCAATATCTCAAATCTGACGATTCGTAAAGAACGTTTACATTGGTTAATAGCGCTATTAGCAACTCATAATATGAACCAAATCAATGATGAATTCTACGACCTCTTGAGTGGCCAATCTGAAGTCTTAAAAGAACCTGAAGAGCATCCTTATGATGTTAATTGGAGTATGTATGATCAGTTACAAAGTACGTCACAGATTGAAGGTGAAACTCGATGA
- a CDS encoding F510_1955 family glycosylhydrolase, producing MKKIKNLVVLLVFVVILSSCSKESEPYAFEKVENNKFEHLHGLGYINGGPEIVISTHEGLYEYDKDEWKEATSEKNDYMGFQAIRDGFFSSGHPEPKSAYKNPFGLIKSTDRGASFDKLAFYGEIDFHYLAAGYDSNAIYVINEMPMKEMADGLHYTLDEGATWEKAAMNEFNSEYISNLAAHPSKKEMIAIGSKDGIFISRDFGENFSLFNDATIVLYATLTETGGYYSSYENETVQLKSFTFDDEQEIAIQLPDDTMNPIVFIAVNPEDEKEIVIATHTNDIYLTKDKGLNWNELSVNGELVK from the coding sequence ATGAAAAAAATAAAGAATTTAGTGGTATTGCTAGTATTTGTCGTCATTCTGTCGTCTTGTAGCAAAGAAAGTGAGCCGTATGCGTTTGAAAAGGTGGAAAACAATAAATTTGAACATTTACATGGGCTCGGCTACATAAACGGCGGACCTGAAATTGTGATTTCAACACATGAAGGGCTTTATGAATATGACAAAGATGAATGGAAAGAAGCGACGAGCGAAAAGAACGATTATATGGGTTTTCAAGCGATACGTGACGGTTTTTTCTCGAGTGGGCATCCGGAACCTAAATCCGCCTATAAAAATCCGTTTGGTCTAATTAAAAGCACAGATCGCGGTGCAAGTTTTGATAAGTTAGCGTTCTACGGAGAAATCGATTTTCATTATCTTGCAGCGGGTTACGACTCAAATGCAATTTATGTGATAAATGAAATGCCGATGAAAGAGATGGCGGATGGGCTTCATTATACGTTAGATGAAGGTGCAACGTGGGAAAAGGCTGCTATGAATGAATTCAATTCAGAATACATCTCTAATTTGGCTGCTCACCCATCAAAGAAAGAGATGATTGCGATTGGAAGTAAAGACGGCATATTCATTTCGAGAGACTTTGGTGAAAACTTCTCCCTGTTTAATGATGCGACAATCGTTCTCTATGCAACATTGACTGAAACCGGTGGCTATTATTCGAGTTATGAAAATGAGACAGTGCAGCTGAAATCGTTTACCTTCGATGACGAACAAGAAATCGCAATTCAACTTCCCGATGACACGATGAACCCAATTGTTTTTATCGCAGTCAATCCAGAAGATGAGAAAGAGATTGTTATCGCAACGCATACGAATGATATTTATTTGACGAAAGATAAAGGTCTTAACTGGAATGAACTTTCAGTGAATGGTGAGTTAGTAAAATAA
- a CDS encoding sulfite exporter TauE/SafE family protein yields the protein MYGLMSEISQTITEPVTILINSFEQFPFVVALLLGLIGAVAPCQLTGNMSAITLYGNRTIQMKNDMGEIVAFITGKVAVFSFLGLFVWFFGESFETSLIEYFPLFRKVIGPLIIITGLVLLGILKLGFLRKLTMRIPTRLRNGKLGSFMLGASFSLAFCPTMFVLFFVWLMPLVLTTSYGFILPAAFGIATSLPLIVLFLLLWFFDAKRLIMKNSMKVGRIIQRLAGAILIFIGIIDTITYWGI from the coding sequence ATGTATGGATTGATGTCGGAAATCAGTCAAACAATAACTGAGCCAGTGACCATTCTTATAAATTCTTTTGAACAATTTCCCTTTGTGGTCGCACTTCTTTTGGGCTTAATTGGGGCTGTCGCTCCTTGTCAGCTTACAGGAAACATGAGCGCAATTACTTTGTATGGGAACCGTACAATTCAAATGAAGAATGACATGGGAGAAATTGTGGCATTTATTACTGGGAAAGTAGCTGTGTTCAGTTTTCTTGGACTATTCGTATGGTTCTTTGGGGAATCATTCGAGACTTCGCTAATAGAATACTTTCCATTGTTCCGTAAAGTAATCGGTCCACTTATTATTATTACGGGTCTCGTTTTGCTTGGTATTCTTAAGTTAGGATTTCTTCGAAAATTAACGATGCGCATTCCTACGCGTCTACGGAATGGGAAGTTAGGTTCTTTTATGTTGGGCGCAAGTTTTTCGCTTGCTTTCTGCCCGACGATGTTTGTACTTTTTTTCGTTTGGCTTATGCCCTTGGTTTTGACCACTTCTTATGGTTTTATCTTGCCCGCTGCTTTCGGTATCGCAACGTCCCTTCCGCTCATTGTTCTGTTTCTTTTACTATGGTTCTTTGATGCGAAGCGACTCATTATGAAAAACAGCATGAAGGTAGGAAGAATTATACAACGTTTGGCCGGTGCGATTCTTATCTTCATAGGAATCATTGATACAATCACATATTGGGGAATTTAA
- a CDS encoding cytochrome c biogenesis CcdA family protein: MFADLNLFLAFGAGFLNFISPCTLPLYPAFISYITGMSLDEMNSDKGKSRKSGILHTIVFLLGFSVIFIFLGYSSSLVGTFFYQYQDLLRQIGAIFIVIFGLMILGFFTPKFLMKEKKLQFKNRPAGYIGTFLIGLAFAAGWTPCTGPITGAVFMMAAQNPGSGMWYMLVYVLGFAIPFFLLSIFITRVKWIQKYNRTITKVGGYLMIALGILLFFDGLTYIIIWLSPFFGGFMGF, from the coding sequence ATGTTTGCAGATTTGAACTTGTTTCTTGCATTTGGTGCTGGTTTTTTAAACTTTATATCCCCGTGTACATTACCGTTATATCCAGCCTTTATATCTTACATAACGGGTATGTCACTTGATGAAATGAACTCGGATAAAGGGAAATCTCGGAAAAGTGGAATTCTCCATACGATTGTTTTCCTACTCGGTTTTTCGGTTATCTTTATCTTTCTAGGATATAGCTCATCACTTGTCGGTACGTTTTTTTATCAGTATCAAGATTTACTCCGTCAGATAGGTGCGATTTTTATTGTCATCTTCGGTTTGATGATTCTTGGTTTCTTTACGCCTAAGTTTTTAATGAAGGAGAAAAAATTACAATTTAAGAATCGACCGGCCGGCTATATTGGAACATTCCTTATAGGCCTAGCATTTGCAGCGGGATGGACGCCATGTACTGGACCAATCACGGGAGCTGTTTTCATGATGGCTGCACAAAACCCAGGGTCTGGGATGTGGTATATGCTTGTCTATGTTTTAGGGTTTGCAATACCATTTTTCCTACTTTCAATTTTTATCACACGTGTTAAATGGATCCAAAAATACAACCGAACAATAACGAAAGTCGGGGGCTACTTAATGATAGCACTTGGTATACTCCTTTTCTTTGATGGTTTAACATATATCATCATATGGCTGAGTCCGTTTTTTGGTGGGTTTATGGGGTTCTGA
- the lgt gene encoding prolipoprotein diacylglyceryl transferase: MTNLLAINPVAFSLGPIDVRWYGILIALGIVLAFVVVQKEMMKRGMHPDFLTDLLIWAVPISIISARIYYVIFSWGYYKENPGQIIQVWEGGIAIHGALIGAFITAYIYTKHRGVSFWKTADIAVAGLLIGQIIGRWGNFMNQEAHGGPVTEKFLETTVIPEWIMNQMMIDGVTYHPTFLYESLWNIVGLIIIIWLRRVNVKRGEMFLFYLVWYSTGRFFIEGMRADSLYVIGDLRAAQLLSVTAIVAAVVIFIARRYVRKVDVTYQDE, translated from the coding sequence ATGACTAATCTATTAGCAATAAACCCTGTTGCATTTTCACTAGGACCGATTGATGTCCGTTGGTATGGTATTTTGATAGCACTCGGCATCGTTCTTGCATTCGTTGTTGTCCAGAAAGAAATGATGAAACGTGGGATGCATCCAGATTTTTTGACGGATTTACTTATTTGGGCAGTTCCGATTTCAATCATTAGTGCGCGGATCTATTACGTCATTTTCTCTTGGGGTTACTATAAAGAGAACCCAGGGCAAATTATTCAAGTTTGGGAGGGCGGTATCGCCATCCATGGAGCATTGATAGGTGCTTTTATTACGGCATATATATATACGAAGCATCGGGGCGTTTCATTTTGGAAAACGGCTGATATTGCAGTTGCTGGACTTCTGATAGGTCAAATTATCGGCCGATGGGGCAATTTCATGAACCAAGAAGCGCACGGTGGACCTGTTACGGAGAAGTTTCTTGAAACGACAGTCATTCCAGAATGGATAATGAATCAAATGATGATTGATGGCGTGACATATCATCCGACGTTCCTTTATGAATCGCTATGGAACATTGTAGGGCTTATTATCATTATTTGGTTACGTAGAGTGAATGTAAAACGTGGCGAAATGTTTCTGTTTTATCTCGTGTGGTATTCCACCGGCCGGTTTTTCATAGAGGGAATGAGGGCAGATAGCCTATATGTCATTGGAGACCTAAGAGCCGCGCAGCTATTGTCCGTTACGGCTATTGTCGCCGCAGTCGTTATTTTTATTGCTAGGCGTTATGTTCGGAAAGTGGATGTGACTTATCAGGATGAATAG